A region of the Pseudarthrobacter sp. MM222 genome:
AGTTGACCGGCGTTCCTCAGAGTCTGCTGCGTAGTGGTCCAACGGCCCAACGCTGCTTCGGCCGTGTCCTTTGACTCGGCTCTGGGGCGGCGCCCGTTTTGCTCAATGAACGCCTTCAATTCACCGTAGCGCTCCATGAACCGGTGTTCGTGCTTTTCGCTTGACATAGCCGTCCTAGTCTTCATATCCACAAGCGTCTTGGAGGACCCGCTGCATGCGGGTGCATGCAGCGGGTCCTGGTTCCCCGCATACCGTAGCGGCATGGTCCCCCGTATGTGAGCCGCAACATCGAGTTTCGAATAACAGGACCGCAACAACTTCCTCTTGCGTCGCCGTTACGCCGGAATCTGAATGCGTGCGGCTTCCTGCATCAGCGGGGTGGAGATCATCACGGTCGACGCACCGGGAGCAATATCGAAAGCAATGAATCCCCGCGCCTTGTCCCCCGGCAGAACGTTGCCCGAGGCGAGCTGGTTGTCAGCGAACAGGCTGAGATCCGCCTTGCGCCCGTTGGTGTCCTTGGCCGAGAAGTAGAACGGGTTGGAGCTGGTTTTCCCTGCCTCGGTTTCCCACAGGACATCCAGGAGCAGATAAGTCCCGTTCTTGGCTGCCGTCGCGAAGGCCGTGGTGGTGACAGCGTCCGTCCGAACAGCCGAGACAATCGTGATCTTGGCGACGTCGCCGTTTCCCATCTTGACGCTGAACGGAACGCCGACGGCGGGCGCGGCGGGTTTCGCCGGTGCAGCTGCCGGTGCAGCAGCAGGCGCCGCCGGCGCCGGCGCGGCAGCGGCCGGTGCAGCAGTTTCCGGCGTGGCAGCTGTTGCCGCCGCAGTCGTCGAGGCCGTGGCGGCGGGGCCGGCGTCGCTTGCCTGCTTCGACCCACCGGAGCACGAGCCCATGGCGATGCCAAGCACCAGAACGCCAGCGGGGATGAGGAAGCGCTTCTTCTTGAAGAACGGTCGCGGCTGAGGCGCTGCAGTGGGAGCGGGCAAGGGCAGGGAGTGATTCTCGTGGGACATGTGGTGCCTTTCCAAAAGTGAATGAAGCTTATGAGGGCGGGTGTTGCTACTGCTTTTCCCATTTGCCGCAGCGGCTGGACTTGAAGTCCTGCCCGGCAGAAAGTGCGACGGAGGGCCGGCCGCCGCCGGGGAGGTCGTTGTCGAGGATGTTGCTGCCGTTGCTGCCGGTCGCGTAGATGCCCCAGTAACAGGAAGAACCGACGTCGGCCGCTGCCCGGTACGTGCCCGGTTCAATGTCAGTCCCGACTGTCCAGGTGCCGTCACCGATGGTGTTGGCCGCCTTAGTCTTCTCGGCTCCCGTCACCGCGTCCTCGCGAACCTTCACGGCGGCCTCGGCGGTTTTCACGGCCGCGTCGGCCTTACCCACTTCGCCCTCCCTTGCCGTGACCTTGGCTTCGCGGGCTGCCATGCCGTTCTGCAGAGTGTCGTACTTCGATTTCATCGACTCGTAACTGGCTTTGGCCGAGTCGCGGTCCGACTCCACAGACGCCTTCTCCCCCGCCAGTGCCATGTACGCGTCGCTGGACTTCGGGTCCGGCAGCGTGGTGCCGAGGCCAACAGCGCCTACCAGCAGCGCCAGAACGCCCACCATCGGGAGCACCTTCCTCTTCCGTGCCGGCTTCGCCTCGTCCGAAGACTGCGGCCCCTCCTGGCGAACGTCTTTGATCTGCCGCGCATCCGCCTGGCTCGTGTCGGTATTCAACATGTTCTCTTCCTCTGTTCACGGGTAGCTGCTGACCGGCGGCGGGATACCGATCCCCCAATGTGTGGTTCCCCGCCGCCGTCACAGCTCCGGAGGATTCCTTCGTCGCTGCAAAACGAAGCTACGGCCGTGGGCAACCCCCGGTGTCAAAGAACGGTGATAACCCCCGTTATCAGTGATTCACCGATAAAAGAACACCGGGCCGCTAGGCTGAAGGTCGACGTCGTAAGGAGGCGGAAAATGTACGAAGCAGAAGCCCTGCGCATGAGCCTGTCCGACGTTGCCGCTTTGGCCCAGGTCCAGCGCCCGGTCGTATCTATGTGGCGAAAGCGCAGCGCCGGATCGGCTCACCCGTTTCCGGAACCCGCTGCTCTTGAAGGCGGCCGGGAGCTGTTCGACGCCGACCAGGTCGCCGACTGGCTGCACGCAACGGGTCGCGGCAACAATCCGGAGGCCCGCAACGACGTCGCCGCGTTCTCACGGACGCCCGCCACAGAAACCTACGGCACCAGTGCAGCCACACTGAACGCTCTCACCGCGCTGCTGACGCTCAAGGCCATGACGGGAACGGCGCTGGGAACTCTCAGCCCGGACGAACTGCTGGACCTCGCAGACGAGTGCGATCCGGACGATTTGTTCCTGTACTCGGAGCTGGAGGCCGTGGGGGCGGCGCTTGCTTCCACGGCGGCGTTCGCGGACCGGTTGGTGGACAGCGCCTACAACGCGCCTGCCGCCTTCGAGCAGCTGCTGGCCGCCCGGTTCCGGGCGGGGCTCCGGGAACACTCGGACACCGCCCTCACCGATTCCCCCGTCGATCTGGTCGCCTCGGCTGCGGTCGAATTAGCGGCAACGCTGGGTGGAGATTCTGTCTTCGCGGATTCCACGCGCGGGGGCAGCGACCTTTTGATGGGCGTCGTGCATACCTCCGGGGAGAGTTCTGCTCTCACCTTTTTGACAGCGGACGACGGCGGCGGCGCCGCTCGCCTGGTGCGTCGCCGCGTGCGCGTGCATGGCGTTGACGGCGGACAGATCCGTGTCGACTCCAGCGGCGAGTTTGCCGTTCACGGGCCTGTGGTTCACGTGGCGCAGTACCCGTCCCCAGGGCAACCGGGTATGAATGCTGCCGAGATCCTTTCAGCGGCGGAACAGGTTGTTCTGCAGATGGACGATCATCAGCGGGCAGTCCTCATCGCGCCCGCACGCGTTCTCTGCGATGTCCCGCTGACGGCCGCGGCTGCCGGCGTCCGTTCAGGGCTTCTACGAACGGGCCGGGTTCGCGCAATCGTGCGGCTGCCCGAAGGCCTGCTGCGTGCCAAGCCACGCGAAGCTCAAGCCCTCTGGGTGCTGGGACCATCCTTTGCGGAAGTGCCCATTGCCGAGCGCTGGACCATGGTGGCGGACCTCAGCGCACAGGAGCTCACAGAAGACGTCAAACAAGACGTGGTCAGCGACATAGTCGCATCCATGGGGAACCGCGCCACGGTCCGCGCGCACTCCTTTCGTTTCGCCCGGCTGGTGCAGACTCGTATCCTGCTGGCCAGTAGGAAATCCTTGGTGGCAGCGCAATCCGGCGGTTCGGCGCCGACTTCCGGCGGGGCCGAGGCAGCTCTTCGGGTGGAGGAACTCGTGCGCCTGCTGCAGGCTAGCGAATCCGGCCAATCCGTTGCCGTGAACGTTCTGCCCGCAGATCTGAACACGAAGGCTCAGCCTGCCTCCGTCCAGGAACTCCTCGCCGCCGGCAATCTTAAGTACATCAAAGGCAACCGGCTGGACAACGTGGACCCGGGGCCAAACGGCGGGACACGAGTCCTGGGACCGGCCGAACTACTCAACCCGCACACCGCCCCGCCCCGCCATCTCAGTCTCTTGGACTTCGCCACCAACTACCCGTCCGGCCGCCTCACCGAACCCGGCGACGTCGTCTTTTGTACCAGCCCGCGGCCCGCGGCACTAGTGGATGTGGAAGGTGGCTCCGCCGTCGTATTCCCCGCCCGCGTGCTGCGGATCGACGCCGGTGACCCCGGCGGGCTGCTGCCCGACGTTGTCACCGCCGATATCAACAGCATCTCCGCGGCGGACAAGTCCTGGCGCCAGTGGCGCCTGCGCCGCGTTCCAGATGCCCAGCGCAAGAAGCTGGCCGAATCCCTCGCCCGGCTGCAACACGGCCAGCAACAAGCCCGCGAACGCCTCGGGCGGCTGGAAGAACTCGCTACCCTGATTACGGACGGCGTAGCGGGCGGAAGCCTCACCCTGACAGACCCCAGCACTAAGCTCGCCGAACCACAGACCGAAGGAACCCGTTAATGCCCCCGAAATTGAAGGTGGACCTCGCCCCGTCCACCATGAAGGAACTCAAGGACACCCTCTGGAAGGCCGCGGACAAACTGCGGGGCTCCATGGATGCCTCCCAGTACAAGGACGTGATCCTGGGCCTGGTGTTCCTGAAGTACGTCTCAGATGCATTCGAGGAGCGCCGGGGGCAGATCCAGGCCGAACTGGAAGCGGACGGGCTCAACGAAGAGCAGATCGCCCAGCTGATCGACGACGTGGACGAGTACACCGGCCGCGGCGTCTTCTGGGTATCGGAGCGGGCCCGCTGGGGCTACCTCGCCGAGAACGCCAAGGGCCTCCCGGCGCTCAACGGCGCCGAGCCCAAGCAGATCGGCCAGCTGATCAATGAGGCCATGGAGCTGATCATGGCGGACAACAAGAGCCTGGCCGCCACGCTTCCCAAGATCTATAACCGGGACAACGTGGACCAGCGCCGCCTCGGCGAGCTGCTGGACCTGTTCAACTCTGCCCGCTTCACCGGCCAGGGCGCCAGCAAGGCCCGGGACCTGCTCGGCGAGGTGTACGAGTACTTCCTGGAGAAGTTCGCCAAGGCGGAGGGCAAGCGCGGCGGCGAGTTCTACACCCCCGCCGGCGTGGTCCGTGTCCTGGTCGAGGTCCTCGAACCGCACCAAGGCCGGGTCTACGACCCCTGCTGCGGCTCGGGCGGCATGTTCGTCCAGGCCGAGAAATTCCTTGCAGCCCACAACATGGAGGGCTCGGACATCTCCGTCTACGGCCAGGAGCTCAACGAGCGCACCTGGCGTATGGCCAAAATGAACCTCGCCATCCACGGACTCAACGCCAACCTCGCCTCCCGCTGGGGCGACACCTTCGCCCGCGACCAGCACCCGGAACTTACCGGCAACAACGGCGCCGACTTCATCATGGCCAATCCGCCCTTCAACATCAAGGACTGGGCCCGCTCCGAATCCGACCCCCGCTGGAAGTACGGCGTCCCGCCGGCCGGCAACGCCAACTACGCCTGGATCCAGCACATCATCTCCAAACTTGCACCCGGCGGCAGTGCCGGCGTGGTCATGGCCAACGGCTCCATGTCCTCCAACTCCGGCGGCGAGGGCGAGATCCGCGCCCAGCTGGTGGAGGCCGACCTCGTCTCCTGCATGGTCGCGCTGCCCACCCAGCTGTTCCGCAGCACCGGCATCCCGGTGTGCACGTGGTTCTTCGCGAAGGACAAGACCGCCGGCAAGAACGGCTCCGTGGACCGCACCGGCCAGGTACTCTTCATCGACGCCCGCAACCTCGGCTACATGGTTGACCGCGCCGAACGCGCCCTGTCCTACGAGGACATCGCCAAGATCGCCAACACGTACCACGCCTGGCGCGGAACGAGCTCGGCGGTTGAGTCAGGCCTGACGTACGACGACGAGGCGGGCTTCTGCTATTCGGCCAGCCTCGCGGAGGTCAAGGCAGCGGACTACGCGCTCACGCCGGGCCGGTATGTTGGAGCGGCCGACGGGGAAGGCGACGACGAGCCGCTCGATGAGAAAATCGGACGGCTTTCCAAGGAGTTGTTTGCGCAGTTCGAGGAGTCCGAGCGGCTGGCTCAGGTTGTGCGCGAGCAGTTGGGGCGGGTGTCATGAACGAATGGCCCGTCCACGCTTTCGGCAGTGGCCCTCTCCAAATGATCGACGGAGATCGAGGTAAGAATTATCCCAACGGGACTGATTTTGCTGCTGAGGGATACTGTCTATTTCTAAGTGCGCGCAACGTCACCAAGTCTGGATTCTTGTTCGAAGAAACTACCTTTGTCTCCGCCGACAAGGACGCCTCCCTTCGCGCCGGAAAGCTTATTCGCGGTGACGTGGTTCTAACTACCCGCGGAACTGTGGGGAATGTAGCCTATTTCGACGAGTCTGTACCTTTCGAAAATATGCGCGTCAACTCCGGAATGCTTATCCTTCGGCCCGACAGAGCGCGCCTCGATCCGCGGTACCTCTACTACTTTGTCCGGTCTGACTTCATGGCACAGCAGATCGAGTCCCTCACATCGGGTAGTGCGCAGCCTCAGCTTCCGGTACGGGATCTGAGCAATGCCACCATCCCGATCCCTGGTATGCACGAGCAGCGCTCCATCGCAGAAGTGCTGGGGGCTCTCGACGACAAGATCGCCGCCAACTCCAAACTCGCCGCCACTGCCAGCACCCTTGCCGGGCTGATCTACGATCAAGCGACTGGCCAGATCGAGTCGCAGCCCATGAGCCAAGTTCTGCAGCCAGTATTGGGCGGAACGCCACCGCGCTCCCGCGATGATTTTTGGGACGGCGACCAGCCATGGGCTTCAGCTAAGGACATCACCGGGGCAGACTTCGGAATCGTTATCGACACCGTGGAAAAAATTACTGATCTCGCTGTGGCTAGTACCAAGGCCAAGCCACTGCCAAAGGGAAGCGTCATCCTAACGGCTCGGGGAACCGTTGGAGCCGTTGCCCGGTTGGCCGCTCCAGCTTCGTTCAATCAATCGTGCTACGGATTCGTCCCCGGAGTCGTCCCGCCGGGAGTGCTGTTCTTCGCAATCGCTAGAGCCACAGAGCGAGCCAAAGAAATCGCTCATGGTTCAGTATTTGACACCATCACGATGAAAACATTTGATCATTTGGCGTTCCCGAGATTCGATTCAGCCACGATGTGCGAAACGGAATCCAAGATCGGACCGCTCCTCGAATCTGTATCCGCAGCGGTGACTGAGAATTCCGGCCTTGCCGCCACCCGCGACGCTCTTCTCCCCCAGCTTATGTCCGGCAAACTGCGGGTCAGGGATGCCGAAAGGGTCCTGGGGGACGCAGGGGTATGAGGTCGCACGGGCTGATCCGAGCCAGCGCCTCCAACCTCTGAACAGAGTTAGCGCAAACACTTCAGAATCACTGGTCTATCAGGGGGAACCACCGTGACAGCAGCACCCGCAGTAGCCTTTTCCGAAGCCGACTGGGAAGGTGTAGCCCTTGAGCTCCTGGCCGAGCCGCTCGGCTGGCGGCCCTTGGCCGGACAGGACATCGCGCCCGGGAGGGGCGAGCGGGATTCCTGGGACGAGCTGCTGATCCGGCCCCGGCTGCTCGAGGCCCTGCGGAAGTTAAACCCGACAGTTCCGGCCCAATACCTGCAGCAAGCTGTCGCGGAAATCGCCTCGCCCACGTCCAACGATGCCATCACCGAAAATCACCGGCTCCACAACTACCTCGTGGACGGCTATAGGCTCAGCTACATCGACGAGGACGGCAACGAGGCCAACCCCACTATCCATCTGCTCAGCTCGGACCCGGACCAGAACGACTGGCTCGCCGTAAACCAGGTCACCCTTGTGCAGGGCGACTACAAACGCCGCTTCGACCTCGTGCTCTACTGCAACGGCATGCCGGTGAGCGTCATCGAACTCAAGAAAGCCGGCAGCGCCACCGCCGACCTCGCCTCAGCGCACGCCCAGCTGCAGACCTACCTGCGCGAGTTCCCCACGGCGTTCCGCTTCTGCGTGTTCACGCTCGCCTCGGATGGGATCCAGGCCAAGTACGGCACACCGTTCACTCCCCTGAATCACTTCTCACCGTGGAACGTCGACGACGACGGCGTGCCCGTTGCGCCCGGGCATATGGAAGAGGGTGAGGCCGTGACGGCTCTGGAGACGGCACTCCAGGGGCTCTACAACCAGGAGCGCTTCCTGCAGCTGATCCGCAACTTCACTGCGTTTGATGAGGGATCGGATGGGCTGTCCAAGCGGATCGCGAAGCCGCACCAGTACTTTGCCGTGACCAAAGCCGTGGGCAGGACCGTCCAGGCCGTGGAAAGTAACGGCAAGGCCGGCGTCGTCTGGCACACTCAGGGTTCGGGCAAGTCCATGGAAATGGAGCTATACGCCAATCTGGTGGCGCGCCACCCGAAGCTGAAAAACCCCACCGTCGTCGTCATCACAGACCGCAACGAACTCGACGGCCAACTGTTCGAGGGCTTCGACCGCAGCCTGCTGCTGGCAGAGTCCCCCAAACAGGTCAAGAAACGCTCCGAACTCCGGGACGAATTGAGCAATCGCACCACCGGCGGCATCTATTTCACCACCCTGCAGAAGTTCAGTCGCAGCAAGTCGGAGAAGGACGCCGGCGCCGAGCACCCGCTGCTGTCCAACCGGCGCAACATCATCGTGGTGGTGGACGAGGCTCACCGCTCACACTACGACGATCTTGACGGTTACGCCCGGCACCTGCGTGACGCCCTGCCGCACGCGACGCTGATAGCTTTCACCGGGACACCGATCTCGTTCGATGACCGGAACACCCAGGACGTGTTTGGCGAGTACATCGACATCTACGATCTCTCCCGGGCGGTGGAGGACGGCGCCACGGTGCCGGTGTACTTTGAGCCACGGCTCATCAAAGTGGGGCTCGCATCGGACGTGACGGAGGAGATCCTGGACCAGGCCGCCGACGAAGCCACGCTGGGCCTGGACGACACCGAGCGGGCACGCATCGAGGCAAGCGTCGCCGTCGTGAATGCCGTGTACGGTGCGCCGCAGCGAATTGTGGCGCTGGCCGCGGACCTGGTGGCGCACTGGGAGAACCGCAGCGCCAAGATGGGCAAGTTCATCGAGGCGCCGGGCAAGGCAATGATCGTAGGCGGCACGCGGGAAATCTGCGCGAAGCTGTACACCGCGATCGTGGAGCTGCGGCCGGACTGGCACTCCGATGACCTGGCCAAGGGCAAGATCAAGGTGGTTTATTCCGGGACGGCGTCCGACGTGCCGCCAGTCTCCGACCATGTGCGCCGCGACTCCCTGAATGCCACTGTGAAGGAACGACTCAAGGACGTGGACGACGAGCTGGATCTGGTAATCGTCAAGGACATGATGCTCACCGGCTTCGACGCCCCGCCACTGCACACCCTGTACCTGGACCGGCCGCTCAGAGGCGCGCTGCTGATGCAGACGCTAGCCCGGGTGAACCGCACCTTCCGCGGCAAGGAGGACGGGCTGCTGGTGGCGTACGCCCCGCTGGCGGAGAACCTGGCCAAGGCGCTGGGCGAGTACACGCAGTCCGACCAGACGAACAAGCCGGTGGGCAAGAACATCGACGAGGCCGTTGGCGTGACGCTTTCGCTCGTGGCCTCCCTGCGGGAATTGCTTGCAGGGTACGACTGGAAGGCCGTGCTGCTGAAGGGCGGGCCGAAGGCGTTTTTAAACGCCGTCACGGGAGCGGTGAGCTACCTGCGAAATCCTGGCACCCCCGGCAACCAGCCAGCCGACGGGGAAGAGTCGCTAGCAGCGAAATACCGCAGGTTCTCCAGCCAGCTTTCCCGCGCGTGGGCACTATGCTCCGGCTCTGAAACTCTTGCTGAGCTGCGTCCGGAGATTCAGGTATATGAGGAGATCCGCGTTTGGATGGCGAAATACGACGCCGCCGACCGGCAAGCCAGCGGCGAGCCCGTGCCGGAGGAGATCCAGCGGCTGCTGGGCAACCTCATCGCTACCGCGACGTCCTCCGGCGAAGTGCTCGACATCTACGAGGCCGCCGGCATGCCCAAGCCGTCGCTGGATGATCTGACCCCTGAGTTCATCGCCAAGACGCAGCAGGCGCGTAACCCGCAACTGGCCATCGAAGCACTGCGCAAGCTCATCGCCGACGAGCTAGCGAAGACGACCCGCAACAACGTCATCCGCCAGCGGGCTTTCTCCGAGCGGATAACCGAGCTGATGAAGAAGTACACCAACCAGCAGTTGACGTCAGCGGAGGTTATTGCCGAGCTGGTGGAGCTGGCCAGGGAAGTTGCCGCCGAAGGCAACCGCGGTGACCAGTTCACTCCCCCGTTGAACTCCGACGAACTGGCGTTCTACGATGCCCTGGCCCAGAACGAGTCGGCTGTGGAGGTCCAAGGCGAAGGCGTTCTGGCTGACATCGCCCGCGACTTGGTTTCCGTGATGCGGCGAGACGTGCGCACCGACTGGACCGTGCGTGACGATGTCCGGGCCAAACTCCGCTCCTCGATCAAGCGGCTCCTGGTCCGCTTCGGCTATCCGCCGGATAGGCAGCCCGAGGCCATTAAGCTGGTCATGCAACAGATGGAGTCCATGGCGCCGCGGTTTGTCGAAGTGCGGGCGTGATCATGTTTGCTAGACACTTCCAGTGACGCGCTTTCTTCCATAGTGTTGCTTCGCTGCCCGCCAGTACTGTGACCTGTGTTGGATGCACGACCTCGACAAAAAGTATTGGACAATCAGAACCATGAAATCTCCTCGACTCGCGGCAATTTCTCTGACCCCCTTCAAGTCATACCAGAGTGTCCGCATACCGATTGAACCGCTGACCGTATTGATCGGCCGCAACGCGAGCGGTAAATCGAATGCGCTAGACGCTTTTGAAGTGCTCGGCCGCCTTGCACGCGGACTGGAGATCCGCGATGCGCTCGACGGGAGCCTGGAAGGTCTCGCCCCCATCCGTGGTGGATCCAGTGGTTTGGCGCCGGCGGGATCCGAGAAGCGTGCTATCAAGTTGGCGGTAGAAGTCGAAGATCCCGATTATGGACTTCTCACCATGGAGACAGAAATAGCGGTTGGTCCGGAACCGAAAATCATATCCGAACGTCTCAACCTGGCGGGGGTGAGGGGAAAAAAGAGCTTCACAGTTTTCGAATCGGTTCCACAAGACGACTCTTGGCGTGGTGATATCGACGCGAGGGTCTACAGCGGAAAACGTGGAGTAAACCCGCGGACTACCTTGAGATCCTCACAGTTACTGACATTCCAGGTGCCGCAAAGGCTTGACACTGGGTCTGCTGCAAAACGCCTAGTAAGTGATCTCTGCAACCGCGTTCTGGCCAGTCTCTTGGGCGTATTTCACTTAGACCCTATCCCTAGCTCTATGCGGCAATATGTGCCTGAAAAAGACACCGATCTACACCGCGACGCGAGAAATTTGTCAGCAGTCTTAGCCCATTTGAAGGACAGTGGCGCTCCGGACACTTGGGCCCGTCTTACAAGCGCAATCCAGCGTCTTCCCGAGCACCCCATATCTGGAGTCGAATTCGTGAGCACGAGTTTCGGTGATGTCATGGCAGGCATCCGGGAATCTTTCGACGATCATGTCGAGATAATTCCAGCCCGCCAGATGAGTGATGGAATGCTCCGAATGTTGGCAATCACAACATCGATCCTCGGCGGGGCTTCGAGCCTAGCCATTTCACCTTCTCTTTCGGGTGCAGAGTCAACCCCCACCCTGCTGATTGAAGAGCTGGAGAACGGACTTCACCCTTCGCAGGCACACGCCCTCCTGCAGCTAATCGTTGAGTCCATTAGTTCAGGCGAGCAGCAACTAGTGGTAACGACCCATTCACCCGCCCTTCTCAACGCACTCAGCGGAGAACAGCACCGAGGGGTATTGATCGTCTCCAGAGATAAGTCCTCCGGGTGGAGCTCAGTTTCACGACTCATCGACCTACCCGGTTATCACCGGGCTTTGGCCTCGGAGCCTCTCGGAAGCCTTGTCGAAAACGGCCGTATATCGGAGGCCTTTGAGAGCCCCGTGATCGCTCGGGAGAGTATCGACGATTTCCTGAGGATGATCTGATATGGCAGATGTTGTATTCATTGATACGAGCGTGCTTCTCTGCATTTTAGACATTCCGGGCAAAAACCAGAATCGCGGACCGCTGGTCGAGGAGTTCAAGAACCTCGTCACCAAGACCGGGAACACACTCATTCTTCCAGTCGCTACCATAATCGAAACCGGAAATCACATAGCGCAACTCTCCGAAGGTGGACTTCGCAGACAGAGAATGGAAGCCCTGACGAAGCTGCTTATAGCAAGTTCTAGCGCAACGGCTCCATGGGTAGTCGGAAACGCTCATTGGGATAGAGAGTTCATAGGAAACGTAGTTTCCGGCCTCCCGCACCGGTCCATTCTGGGTCTTGTCGATCTCGCGTCGCAGGGTGTCGGAGTGGGCGACGCCAGCATCGTCCATGAGATGGAACGCTACCGCGCATCCACCAATACACCGTCGGCACAAAAAATCCGGCTTTGGACCTTGGACTTCGGACTTCAGTCCATAACTCCTTGCACCTAGCACCTAGCACCTAGCACCTAGCGGTCACTAAGGTTAGACCCTGGAACCCACAAACGCCTAGGAGATTGTAAAGAATGTAGCCAACTCGGCTACGGTGGCAGTGACATACACCGCAAAGAATGCCCAGGGCGTCCACACCTCTTTGGAAGTAAACGTGCGGTACTTCTTTGGCTGTTGGCCTTCGCCAAGCGCTTTCCATTCAGCCAGGTATATAGCCGCCGGCAGCACTTTTTCGAGCCTATTGATTACAACAAACTTTCCAGTGTTGAGCTGACCGAACGACAAAATGAGGCTTCGCCACGCAAAAGCCAATATCCCGCCCGTTACAGTGAGTGCCATGAGCCCCAACATCTGAAGACGAGGATCTTTCCCATTAGTGAGAAGAAAGCCGGCGGCGGTGAGGACTGCACCGTTCATGGTGACGAAGAAAGTGTTGACACCCTGACGTCTGGCGACCAGGGACTCAGAGCTCGTGACCATGAGTTTGTACAGTTCAAAGAGGCGCGCTACATCCTTTTCGTCAGTGGGTACGCCCTGAGGGAAAAGGTGAACGTCTATTGGTTCCGGCACGGTCATATTGACCGGGCCATGGATCTCGAGACGGCTCGTATCGCCGCAGCATACGGCTCGTCCTCCATAGCCACGGCCTTATCTAGCTCATCAAACGGCACCAACGCGTCATGATTCGGTTCACGTTCAGACATCCAAGCGACCCATGCATTGTGAACATCAGAGGACGTGACCTCCTGGCCCTTCGCAAACAGAAGAACTGCGTAAGAGCGGAAGAGGGTCCTGGTGTCTTCCTCGGGTAGCTTGTGTGGAGGCACCTCGGCGCGGATCAGTGCGGCAACCTCATCGACGTAGTTCATGCTAGACCCACGTCGCCAGCCAGTCCGTTATCTGCTGAGAATCCCATCGGATCACATTAGCTGACGGCAGACCCGGGGGTACGGGATGCGTGCGATCGGAGTGAATCTGGATTCCGAACATGTAGTGACCCTGACGTTTTGTCTCTTCAATCTCCCACAGAACTGCGTCTGAGTACGCCGTTGTGGGACCGATCAGCACAACCGTTCCTCGCGTGCGAGCGATCCTCTCCTTGCATTGCGTTTTCCAAGAAGTGTCGAACGGATTCTGCACCGAATAATCAACGAACTCGATTTGGTTCCGCGAGTCCTTTGCTTGTTGGACCAAAAAATCCCGCGACCAGCGGTCTTCCATTTCAAAACTAATAAAAGCTCTCGGTGCCACCAATACTCCCCATCAAAAATCACTCGGCCCGGTCACGGGCGCGCCGCCAGCCAGCCCTATCAACAAGATGAACGAAAGAACAGGCAGGGACTAGAAGTCCCAGTCGTCATCCTCAGTATTTACAGCCTTGCCAATCACATAAGACGAACCCGACCCAGAGAAGAAGTCGTGGTTCTCGTCGGCGTTCGGTGACAGTGCCGACAGGATGGCCGGGTTCACGTCGGTGACGGAGGCCGGGAACATGGCCTCGTAGCCCAGGTTCATCAGGGCCTTGTTGGCGTTGTAGTGCAGGAACTTCTTGACGTCCTCGGCCAGGCCGACCGAGTCGTAGAGGTCGTGCGTGTACTGGACCTCGTTCTCGTACAGCTCAAAGAGCAGCTCGAAGGTGTAGTCCTTGATTTCCTGCTTGCGCTCCTCGGACAGGCCTTCGAGGCCCTTCTGGAACTTGTAGCCGATGTAGTAGCCGTGAACGGCCTCATCGCGGATGATCAGGCGGATCAGGTCGGCCGTGTTCGTCAGCTTGGCCCGTGAGGACCAGTACATCGGCAGATAGAAGCCGGAGTAGAACAGGAAGCTCTCCAGCAGCGTCGAGGC
Encoded here:
- the nrdF gene encoding class 1b ribonucleoside-diphosphate reductase subunit beta — its product is MTEKVKLLSHVEAINWNRIQDDKDVDVWNRLVNNFWLPEKIPLSNDVQSWATLTPDEQQLTMRVFTGLTLLDTIQGTVGAVSLIPDAITPHEEAVYTNIAFMESVHAKSYSSIFSTLASTKEIDEAFRWSTENANLQKKAQIVMDYYQGDDPLKRKVASTLLESFLFYSGFYLPMYWSSRAKLTNTADLIRLIIRDEAVHGYYIGYKFQKGLEGLSEERKQEIKDYTFELLFELYENEVQYTHDLYDSVGLAEDVKKFLHYNANKALMNLGYEAMFPASVTDVNPAILSALSPNADENHDFFSGSGSSYVIGKAVNTEDDDWDF